Genomic segment of Mycolicibacterium psychrotolerans:
TCGAGGGTGGGGCCGTAGATCGGCCGCACCGCGGTGCCCCGCGCATCGGTGGCGCCGCCGTTGGCGTGCATCGACTCGATGCGACCGATGCCCGCCAGCAGGTTCCAGCTCACGCCGCAACCGGGCGTGGCCGAGGCCATCTTGGTCTCGGCGTTGCGGTAGGCGGCCAGCGCCATCGACGGGATGCGCAGTGTGCCGGGGGAATTCACGACCACCGCGGGTGGTGGTGCGGACACGGTGGACGCGGCGATGCGCATTGGCGTCGGGGCCTTGGCCACCGCCACCACCGACACACCCGATTCGCCGGCCGCCGGTGCGACGGCGGCGAGCGGCATTACGGCCGCGTCGCGGGTCGGGGCGTTGGTCGAGGGGGCGGAGGCGCCGACAGCGCCTGCGAGCACCAGGGGGGTCAACACTGCGGCAACACCGAAAGCCGGCATCCGCACGACGCGTCCGGCGCGACTCCTCGCTGCTCCGAGGGCCGCTCCTCCCCCTATGTGCACTCAACCGTCCTAGCTGTGTGATCGCCTGTGAACCCCGTCACCATACCTATTCGGCTACGGCCGTGTAACAGCATTGGCCACAGCTGTCTCATCCGGATTTCCGGGACCGCCGCTCACCGGTGTCGGGTTTGCTCGATTCGCCGTCGCCCGCGGCGTCGGCAGGACGGAGCTCGACGAGCATCTCGCGGATCTCCTCGAGCTCGCGGCGCAGGTAGTCGCGGGTGGCCACCTCGCCGACCGCGAGCCGCAGCGCGGCGAGTTCGCGCGCCAGGTACTCGGTGTCGGCCTTGGTCTGCTCGGCACGCCTGCGGTCCTCTTCGAGCGAGACCCGGTCCCGGTTCTCCTGCCGGTTCTGCGCCAGCAGGATCAGCGGTGCGGCGTAGGCCGCCTGGGTGGAGAAGGCCAGGTTCAGCAGGATGAACGGATACGGGTCCCACTGCCAGGCGAACGCGCCGACGTTGAGGAACACCCAAACGATCACGAAGATGGTCTGGATCGCCAGGTAGCGCCCGGTGCCGAGGAAGCGCGCGAAGCGCTCGCTGACGCGGCCGACCGCCTCCACGTCCAGCCGCGGCGCGAACGAGCGGCTGCTCTTGGGCGTGTCGAGGCGCTGCCGAGCAGACAGGTCGCTCATGTCGTCCTCTCGGCGGTCACGATCTCGGGTTCGGCTTCACGCTCCCGCCAGTCGTCGGGCAGCAGGTGGTCGAGCACGTCGTCGACGGAGACCGCGCCGAGCAGGTGGCTCTCCTCGTCGACGACCGGGCCGCACACCAGGTTGTAGGCGGCGAAGTATCGGCTCAACGCACCCAGCGAATCCTCCGGCCGCAGGCTGGGCAGGTCTTTGTCGACCATGCCGCTGACCAGCGCGGCGGGTGGTTCGCGCAGCAGTCGCTGCAGGTGCACGCAGCCCAGATAGCGTCCCGTCGGCGTGGCGGTCGGCGGCCGGACCACGAACACCAGTGACGCCAGCGCCGGTGTCAGATCCGGATCACGCACGCGCGCAAGGGCTTCGGCGACCGTGGTGTCGGGCGCCAGGACCACCGGCTCGGACGTCATCAGACCGCCGGCGGTGTTGGGGGAGTGGCTCAGCAGGCGTCGCACGTCCTCGGAGTCCTCCGGGTCCATCCGGCGCAGGAGCTGCTCGGCGTCGGCCGGGGTCATCGTGCCCAGCAGGTCGGCCGCGTCGTCGGGATCCATCGCCTCGAGCACGTCGGCGGCACGCTCGGTCTTGAGCTGCCGCAGCAGCGCGACCTGCTCGTCCTCGGGCAGTTCCTGCAGCACGTCGGCGAGCCGTTCGTCGTCGAGCGCGTTGACCACCTCGTAGCGGCGCTTGGCGGGCAGTTCGCGGATCGCGTCGGCCACCTCGATGGGGCGCTGGCCCTCGAACTGCTCGAGCAGCTGAGCCACCCCCTGATCGGGCATCGCCAGCCCCGACGGCGTGAGGCCCTGGACGTGTTGCCAGTCCACGGTGTGGACGTTGCTGCGCCGGCCCAGCCGCCGCTGTGGACGGACGGCGACCTTGGTCACCACCCAGTCGCGCGTGCGGGTCTGCTCGATGCCCAGATCCACCACCACGACGTCGATCCCGGCCAGCTCGGTCAGCTCGGGGTCGTCGACGCGCACCCGGGTCTCGAGCACCTGGCCCAGCACCAGCACCTCGCCGGGACGTTGGGAGAAGCGGCGCAGCGACACACTGCCGGTGGACAGGGTGACCGCACCCGGTTCGATCGCGGTGACGCGCAGAATCGGCACGAAAATCCTTTTGCGCGTCAGCAATTCGATGACCAGACCGAGGACACGCGGTTGTTGGCGGACCAGGCTGATGCTGATCACCACGTCGCGCACACGGCCGATCGATTCGCCGTCGGGACCCAGCACCACCATTCCCGCGAGCCGGGCCGCATAGACCCTGTTGACCGACGCCATGGTTGTCAGAGTAGAGAGTGAGGTTGTGGAAAACCGCTATCGACCCCGTCGAACGTGCCTGTCAGTGCCGGGCAGCAGCGCGAAGATGATCGAGAAGGCGAAGACGCTGCCTGCCGACGAGGTGTTCCTCGACCTCGAGGACGCGGTGGCCGCCGACGCCAAAGCCCAAGCGCGCGAGCAGGTCGCGGCCGCGCTCGCCGAACCGGGATGGGCCGGGCAGTTGCGCGGGGTGCGCGTCAACGACTGGACCACTCCGTGGACCCACACCGATGTGATCGACGTGATCGGCCGGGCGGGGGCGTCCATCGACATCGTCGTGCTGCCCAAGGTGACCGACGTCTCACACGTGCACGCCCTGGATCTGCTGCTCGGTCAGGTGGAGGCCGCGCACGGTCTGCCGGTCGGGCGGATCGGCATCGAAGCCCAGATCGAGGACGCCCGCGGGCTGACGAACATCGACGCGATCGCCGCCGCCCCCCGCGTGCAGGCGCTGGTGCTCGGCCCGGCCGACCTGATGGCCAGCCTGAACATGCGCACCCTCGAGGTGGGGGAGCAACCGGAGGGCTACGACGTCGGCGACGCCTACCACCACGTGCTGATGCGGATCCTGATCGCCGCGCGCGCCAACGGGATCAACGCGATCGACGGACCGTATCTGAAGGTGCGCGACGTGGAGGCCTTCCGCCGGGTGGCCGGTCGGGCCGCGGCGCTGGGTTTCGACGGCAAGTGGGTGCTGCACCCCGACCAGATCGCGGCGGGCAACGAGATCTTCAGTCCCCGCCAGGAGGCCTACGACCACGCCGAGCTGATCCTGGAGGCCTACGAGTGGCACACCTCCCGGGCGGGCGGCGCCAGGGGAGCGGTGATGCTCGGCGACGAGATGATCGACGAGGCCAGCCGCAAGATGGCGCTCGTCATCGCAGGCAAAGGCCGCGCGGCCGGCATGCGCCGCTTGGGCGAGCGGTTCGTCCCAGCGAGCGGCTAGGGCGCCCACTGCCAGTTGCCGGCATACAGCAGCGTCGTCAGCGCGAAGTAGATGACGCCGACGATGATCAGCAGCGTGCTGATCACCACGGCGGCCACGGCGAGCCCGAAGCCGTTCTGGCCGGTGCGCCTGGTCTCGCGCATCGCGATGATGCCGAGCACCAGGCCCACGATCGAGGGCAGTCCGCAGCAGATCAGACCGCCCAGCGCGGTCGCCAGTGCCGCGATCGCCTTGCCGTTGGTGCCCGGCGGACGCGGCGGATACCCCGGATACGTGGTGTAGGCGGGGTACGCGGAGTAGTAGCCGGGCGGCGGTGGGCCCGGGTACGGCGGCGGATAGACCGGCGGCGGCAGCCCGGGATCGTCGAAAGGCTGCTCGGGGCCGCTCGTGGTCATCGGTGCCGCTTCGTCAGGAACTGAGGGCGTAGAAGTTCCACACCAGGCTGATCACCAGTGACACCGCGCCGACGGCGATACCGGCGACCGCGAGCCCGTGGCCGGCCTGACGGGTCTGCTTGATCTGGTTGAGCGCCAGGATGCCGAGCACGATCCCGACGATCGAGCCGACGAAGCAACACACCCCGACGATGGACGCGACCAGCGACGCGATCGCCATCGTGTTGGTGCCGGGAGCCGCGGGCGCGCCGTAGCCGTACTCGGCGTTCGGGTAGCCGCCCATCGGCGGAGGCGGGTAACCGCCCGGTGCGGTCCCGTAGGGCGGCGGCGGCGGATAGGCCGGACCGCCGTAGCCGGGGTAGGGCGCCGGCCCGGTGTTCTGATCCGGGTAGGGCGGTGCGTACCCGGGCGGGGGCGGGGGATACTCCGTCGGCGACGAGTACTGCGGCGGCGCCGGGTTGTAGGCCGGCGGCGGCGTGTAGTCGGGGGGAGTCGCAGACTGCTCGATCGGGGGCGCCTCGTAGCCCGCGGACGACTGCTCTGACCCGCCGGCAGCGGAGTCGGAACGGTCGTTTCGGCCTGCGTCGTCGTCCGAACTTGTCATGCTGATCAACCTAGCGTACGTACAGGTGAGCCGAGGGGAACGTGCAGCGGGGCACCTTTGGCCCGTCCCGAGCGTTGACCCAGCAACGAGGTGCTTTGCGGATCGAAGGAGTGCAAGACCATGACCAGCCCGTTCCAGCCAGGCCAGACACCGGGCGCTGCCGCGTCGGGCCGTGGCCGTCCGGTGGGTCTGCCCACCCCGCCCAAGGGGTGGCCCATCGGGTCCTACCCGACCTACGCCGAAGCCCAGCGCGCGGTGGATTACCTTTCCGACCAGCAGTTTCCGGTCGAGCAGGTCACCATCGTCGGCGTCGACCTGATGCAGGTCGAACGGGTCACCGGCCGACTGACCTGGCCCAAGGTGCTCGGTGGCGGCGTGCTCACCGGCGCCTGGCTCGGCCTGTTCATCGGCCTGATCCTGGGGTTCTTCAGCCCGAGCCCGTGGGGGTCGCTGATCACCGGTCTGATCGCCGGTGTGTTCTTCGGCCTGATCACGTCCGCTGTGCCGTACGCGATGGCGCGCGGCACAAGGGATTTCAGCTCGACTCTGCAGCTGGTGGCCGGGCGCTACGACGTGCTGTGTGATCCGCAGGGCGCCGAGCGTGGCCGGGATCTGTTGGCCCGTCTGAAGATCTGACGTGGCCGATGTCCTGGCCACGGTGCGGGCGAAGCTGCTCGACCACTTCGCCCGGGCCGGCGCGATGGAGCCCGACGAGGCCAGCGTGACCTTTCTGGGCACCGACCGGATGGTCATCCTGCGCTTCGGTGCTACCGAAGATGTTGCAGCGCACTATGTTTCGCTCGGTTGTTCGTCTCACCCGATGGTGGACCCCGGCGATCTGATGGCCGATCCCGTGCGCGGACCCCGTGCGGAGGTGATGGTGTCACTGCGCGGCCCGTCACCCGTCGGGCTCGCGCGCTCGGTGGCGGTGGTGGCCGCCGCGCCGGCGGTGGAGGGTTTGGTGCTCGAACCCGACGCGCTGATCGACCTGGAGACGCCGCTGTGGCAGGGCGCGCCGTTCACCGCGTTCCTGTTGGGCCGCAGCGACATCGGCGACGTCGCGCTGCCCGAGCCCTACTCCCCGGTGAGCGTGCTGTCAGCGGTGCCGATCACCGCGACCGAAGCCGCCTGGGTCCGGCTCAAGGGCGCGCCTGCGATGCGGGAGGCCTGGGAGCAGGACGGCGTCGACGTGACCGATCCGCGTCGACGGGCGGCCAGTCCGGCCTGACAGGGGCCGCTACAGCCAGTGGTTGCGCCGGAAGGTGCGGTACAGCAGCAGGCACACGGTGACCATCACCAGCAGCACCGCCGGATACCCCCACGTCCAGTGCAGTTCAGGCATGTTGTCGAAGTTCATGCCGTAGATGCCCGCCAGCGCGGTCGGCACCGCGGCGATCGCCACCCAGGCCGAGATCTTGCGCATGTCGACGTTCTGCTGCATGGCGACCTTGCCGAGCGCGGCCTGCACCAGCGAGCTGAGCAGTTCGTCGAAGCTGGCGATGCGATCGGCCGCCTTGATGGTGTGGTCGAGCACGTCGCGCATGTAGCGGCGGATCTCGACGTTGATCAGGTCGTCGTGGTGGGTGCCGATCCGCTCCAGGTCGGTGGTCAGCGGGCTCACTGCGCGCCGCATCTCGACCACCTCCCGCTTGAGCAGATAGATGGTCTCGATGTCGGTCAGCGGCCGCGGCGAGAAGATGTCCTCCTCCATCGCGTCGATGTCGGTCTCGATCAGTTCTGTCACGTCGAGGTAGGTGTCGACCACGCTGTCGGCGATCGCGTGCATCACCGAGTAGGGCCCCAGCTTCAGTGAGGCCGGCGAGGCCTCGAGCCGCTTGCGCACCCCGGCCAGTCCGCCGTGCTCGCCGTGGCGCACGGTCACCACGAAGTCGGGACCGACGAAGATCATGATCTCGCCGGTCTCGACGATCTCGCGCATGTTGGCGATCGACTCGTGGTCGACGTACTTCACCGTCTTGAGCACCAGGAACAGCGTGTTGTCGTAGCGCTCGAGTTTGGGCCGCTGATGGGCGTGCACGGCGTCCTCGACCGCGAGCTCGTGCAGACCGAACACGTCGGCCACGGCCTGCATCTGGTGCTCGTCGGGTTCGTGCAGGCCGATCCAGACGAACGCCGCTCTGCCCTCGGCCTCGATCGCGTGCACCTTCTCCAGCGCCGCGGCGTGGGTGTACTTGCCGGGCAGCCGGTTGCCGTCGCAGTAGACGCCGCAGTCGACCATCGCCCGTGCGACCGGGACGTGGATACGGCGGGCATCGGGATCATCCGGTCGGGGCCGACCGCCCTGACGCATGAGCGACGGCGGCAACGCGCGAAACGACGGCATGCGAGAGACCTCCCTCCGGATACTCCGTGCCCCCAAGCTAGTCGGATCGTACGCGGGGAGCCTGGCCGAAACCCCTCACCGAGGGCCAACCCGTTCCTGTGAGAACAGGCGGTCGGTTACCCTGACGCCCGTGGCGGACAGTGCTGTTTCCCCTTCGCGTGAGCCTTCGGCGGCGCGGACCCCTCAGGTGGTCGTCGAAGACCACGAGATCTTCGAAGCGCACGAGGGCGGCAAGCTCTCGGTGGGGATGAACTCACCGCTGGACACCCAGCGCGCGCTGTCGATCGCCTACACCCCGGGGGTGGCGAAGGTCAGCCGGGCGATCGCGACCGACAAGACGCTGGCGGCCCGGTACACCTGGGCGCACCGGCTGGTCGCCGTGGTCAGTGACGGAAGCGCGGTGCTCGGACTCGGTGACATCGGCGCCGCGGCCTCGCTGCCGGTGATGGAAGGCAAGAGCGCGCTGTTCAAGGCCTTCGGCGGGCTGGACTCCATCCCGATCGTGCTGGACACCAACGATCCCGACGAGATCGTCGAGACGCTGATCCGGCTGCGGCCGACCTTCGGCGCGGTGAACCTCGAAGACATCTCGGCGCCACGCTGTTTCGAGATCGAGCGCCGGGTGATCGAGGCGCTCGACTGCCCGGTCATGCACGACGATCAGCACGGCACGGCGATCGTCGTGCTCGCGGCGCTGCACGGCGCGGCCACGGTGCTGCAGCGGGACATGCACACGCTGAAGATCGTGATCTCGGGCGCCGGTGCCGCCGGAATCGCCTGCGCGAACATCCTGCTGGCCAAGGGCGTCGGTGACATCACGGTGCTCGACAGCAAGGGCATTCTCTCCTCGGCCCGCAGCGACCTCAACCCGTTCAAGGCCGAGCTGGCCACCCGGTCGAACCCGCGCGGCCTGCACGGCGGGCTGGCCGAGGCGCTCGACGGAGCCGATGTGTTCATGGGGGTGTCGGCCGGGCTGGTGCCCGAGGAGCTGATCGCCACGATGGCCCCGGGCGGCATCGTGTTCGCGATGTCCAACCCCGATCCCGAGATCCATCCCGATGTGGCGCGCAAGTACGCCGCGGTGGTCGCGACCGGACGCAGCGACTTCCCGAACCAGATCAACAACGTGCTCGCGTTCCCCGGGGTGTTCCGCGGGGCGCTCGACGCCGGCGCCCGGCGGATCACCGAGAAGATGAAGGTCGCGGCGGCCGAGGCGATCTTCTCGGTCGTCGGCGACGACCTGGCGGTCGACCACATCGTGCCGAGCGCACTGGACCCGCGCGTGGGTCCGGCGGTGGCGGCGGCGGTGGCCGCCGCGTCCGAGGACTGAGTCGGCTGCGTCGGACATGGCGGCTGGCGGCCGCGCTGACCGTGGCGGTGCTCGTGGCCGCGTGCGGCGGGCGGCCTGCGCCGCCGCCGGTCCCGGTGGCGGCGACCGCCGACCCGCAGGCGCAGCTCGTCGCGCACCTCTACGCCTCCGCGCTGGGGTTCTACGGAAGTCCGGCGCAGGTCCGCACGTCGGAGGATCCGCTGGCAGGGTTGGACTCGGCGGACGCCACCGTCGTGCCGGGGTTCACGGGACGGCTGCTCGAGCGGTTCGACCCGGACGCGCCCGCCCGCTCCGACGTGCAGGTGTACCGCTCGCTGCTCTCCGCGCTGCCCGAAGGCGTGGCCGCAGGCGACTACACGGTCTCGGCTGAGGACAAGCCCGCCGTGGCGGTCACCGACGCCGCGGCCGGAGAGTGGGGTCGCGACGTGTCCGCATTCGCGCGACGCTGTCCGGACGTCGCGGTCGGCGCGGTCAAGGGCGCGCCGCGGCCGTCGTCGCTCGGCACCTGTGCACTGCCCCGCGCGCGTGAGTTCGTGGATGCAACAGAGCTTTTCGCGTCGTTGCGGGCCGGAGAGGTGGACATGGCGTGGACGTCGACGGCCGCTCCCGATGTGCCGTCGGACGTGGTGATGCTCTCGGACAAGACGTCGCTGATCCGCGCCGAGAATCTGGTTCCGCTGTATCGGCGCAACGTGCTCGGTGAGTCGCAGGTGCTCGCGCTCAACGAGATCGCCGGGGTGCTGGACACCGGGTCGCTGGCCGACATGCGGCGCAAGATCGCCGAGGGCGCCGACCCGGGCCTGGTCGCCGGGCAGTGGCTCGACGCGCATCCGCTCGGCACGAGCAACTAGCGGCTTGTCGGCGAGCGCGCGCGTTTGTGCGTCGACACGCCGCACACTCCGGGCAGTGTGCGCGCGCTCGCGGCGATCGAGCGCTCAGCCGAAGAAGGAGAACGGCACCCCGTCGGTCAGCGCGGTGACCGCGCGCGGGCAGAAGATCTGGATCGCCAGCCCGGTGAACATCGTCGCCGGCCCGAGGGGGCGGCCCAGTTCGTCGGCCACCTTGGCGGCGACGTCCGCGGCGTTCTGTCCCGGTTCGGCGAGCATCGGGCACACCTGCTCGCCGACGCGGGTGGCGGTGCCCGCGTCGATGTCACCCAGGCGGTAGTGGTCGAGCGCCGAGAGGAAGACATCGGTGGTGGAATCGGCCTGGGCGGGCGCTGCGGACACGGTGGCCGCCGCCGCGATCGTCACGGTGGCCGCCACCAACGTCGCCACGGCCGGGAACCTGAACGTCATGCCCTTATTGTCGTCGATGGGACGCGCGGCATTACGCGTCCCTGGCCGCCCCCTGCGGATACCGGTACCCGCGGTACCGCTATGGTGGGCCGAACTGGACACACGTCGAACAACGGGAGCGGATATGCAGGGCTTCGCGGGAAAGGTGGCCGTCGTGACCGGCGCCGGCTCAGGCATCGGTCAGGCGCTGGCGATCGAGCTGGGCCGCTCGGGCGCCCACGTCGCCATCAGCGACGTCGACACCGAGGGGCTGGCCGCCACCGAGGAGCGGCTGAAGGCGATCGGGGCGCAGGTCAAGGCCGACCGCCTCAACGTCGTCGAGCGCGAGGAGTTCCACCTCTACGCCGACGGCGTCGCCGAGCACTTCGGCAAGGTCAACCAGATCTACAACAACGCCGGCATCGCGTTCACCGGCGACATCGAGATCAGCCATTTCAAGGACATGGAACGGGTGATGGACGTCGACTACTGGGGTGTGGTCAACGGCACGAAGGCGTTCCTTCCGCACCTGATCGCCTCCGGCGACGGACACGTCGTCAACGTCTCGAGCGTGTTCGGGCTGTTCGCTGTGCCGGGCCAGGCCGCCTACAACTCCGCGAAGTTCGCGGTGCGCGGGTTCACCGAGGCGCTGCGTCAGGAGATGGCGCTGGCCGGTCACCCGGTGAAGGTCAGCTGCGTGCATCCTGGCGGCATCAAGACCGCGATCGCCCGTAACGCCACCGCCGCCGAGGGGCTCGACGCCGACGAACTGGCCAAGACGTTCGACAAGAAGCTCGCCAGCACCACCCCGGAGAAGGCCGCCCAGATCATCCTCGACGGCGTCCGCAAGAACAAGGCCCGGATCCTGGTCGGCAACGACGCCCGGATGTTCGAGTACGTCATCCGCTTCGTCGGCGCCGGCTACCAGGGGCTGTTCCCGCGGGTCGTCGCCCGGCTGACGCCCAAGCAGTAGCCGCCGTCGAAGGCAGCTACCCGAACGCCTCGTCGATGATCTCCTGCTGCTCGACGGCGTGCACCTTCGACGAGCCCGACGACGGTGCCGACATCGCGCGCCGCGAGATCCGCTTGATCCCGGCGAGGTGATCGGGCAGCAGCTCGGGCAGCGTCAGCCCCATCGTCGGCCAGGCGCCCTGGTTGGCCGGCTCTTCCTGCACCCAGAACTTCTCCCTGGCGTTCGGGTAGCGGTCCAGGGTCTCGGCGAGACGGCGCTTCGGCAGCGGCGCCAGCTGCTCCACCCGCACGATCGCCACGTCCTCGCGCTTCTCCTTGGTCTTGCGCGCCGCCAGCTCGTAGTACAGCTTGCCGCTGGTCAGCAGGATGCGCGTCACCTTGGACCGGTCGCCGTCACCCTCGTCGTAGGTGGGCTCCTCGAGCACCGAGCGGAACTTTTGCTCGGTGAACTCCTTGAGGTCACTGACCGCGGCCTTGTTGCGCAGCATCGACTTCGGCGTGAACACGATCAGCGGCCGGTGGATCCCGTCGAGGCCGTGGCGGCGCAGCAGGTGGAAGTAGTTCGCCGGTGTCGAGGGCATCGCGATCGTCATCGACCCCTCGGCCCACAGCAGCAGGAACCGCTCGATGCGGCCCGACGTGTGGTCGGGACCCTGCCCCTCGTGACCGTGCGGTAGCAGCAGCACGACGTCGGAGAGCTGACCCCACTTGGCCTCACCGGAGCTGATGAACTCGTCGATGATCGACTGCGCCCCGTTGACGAAGTCGCCGAACTGCGCCTCCCACAGCACCAGCGCATCGGGATTGCCCACCGAGTAGCCGTACTCGAACCCGACCGCGGCGTACTCCGAGAGCGCCGAGTCGTACACCATGAACCGGCCGCCGGTCGGGTTGCCGTCCGAGTCGACGGTCAGCATGTCCAGCGGGGTGAACTCCTTGCCGCTCTTGCGGTCGATGATCACCGAGTGCCGCTGGGTGAACGTGCCGCGGCGGGTGTCCTGGCCGGTCAGCCTGATCGTCCTGCCCTCGGCCAGGAACGATCCCAGGGCCAGCAGTTCGCCGAACGCCCAGTCGACTTTGCCCTCGTAGGCCATCTCGCGGCGCTTCTCGAGCACCGGCTTGACGCGCGGATGCACGTTGAAGTCCTCGCCGAACGCCAGGTGCGCGTCGCCGATGCGCTGCAGCAGCGACTTCTCCACCGCCGTGTTGGTGCCGGCCGGGACCATCTGGTCCGCTTCGACCGAGTGGCTGGGTTCGATGGCGTGCTTCTCGAGTTCGCGGACCTCGTTGAAAACCCGCTCGAGCTGACCCTGGTAGTCGCGCAGGGCGTCTTCGGCTTCCTTCATCGAGATGTCGCCGCGGCCGATCAGCGCTTCGGTGTAGCTCTTGCGGACCCCGCGCTTGGTGTCGATGACGTCGTACATGTTGGGCTGCGTCATCGACGGGTCGTCGCCCTCGTTGTGCCCGCGCCGGCGGTAGCACAGCATGTCGATGACGACGTCCTTCTTGAACTTCTGCCGGAAGTCCATGGCCAGCTTGGCCACCCACACCGCGGCTTCGGGGTCGTCGCCGTTGACGTGGAAGATCGGCGCGCCGATCATCTTCGCGACGTCGGTGCAGTACTCCGACGAACGCGAGTCGTACGGCGACGTGGTGAAGCCGATCTGGTTGTTGACGATGATGTGGATCGTGCCGCCGGTGCGGTAACCGCGCAGCAGCGCCAGGTTGAGCGTCTCCGCCACCACACCCTGCCCGGCGAACGCCGCGTCGCCGTGCAGCATCATCGGCACGACGGTGAAGTCGTTGGACCCGTTGGTCTCCTCGCCGGTGTCGAGCGTGTCCTGCTTGGCGCGCACGATGCCTTCCAGCACCGGGTCGACGGCCTCGAGGTGGCTCGGGTTGGCCACCAGTGACACCGCGATGTCGTTGTCGCCGAACATCTGGATGTACGTGCCGGTCGCGCCGAGGTGGTACTTGACGTCACCGGAGCCGTGCGCCTGTGACGGGTTCAGGTTGCCCTCGAACTCGGTGAAGATCTGGCTGTAGGGCTTGCCGACGATGTTGGCCAGCACGTTGAGCCGGCCGCGGTGCGGCATCCCGATGACGACCTCGTGCAGACCGTGCTCGGCGGCCTGGTCGATCGCCGCGTCCATCATCGGAATGACGGTCTCGGCGCCTTCCAGCGAGAAACGCTTCTGCCCAACGTATTTGGTCTGCAGGAAGGTCTCGAACGCCTCGGCGGCGTTGAGCTTGGACAGAATGTACTTCTGCTCGGCGACCGTCGGCTTCTCGTGCTTGACCTCGATGCGGTCCTGCAGCCACTGCTGCTGCTCGGGCTCGAGGATGTGGGTGTACTCCACCCCGACGTGGCGGCAGTAGGCGTCGCGCAGCAGGCCAAGGATGTCGCGCAGCTTCTTGTGCGTCTGGCCGGCGAACCCGTTGACCTTGAACTCGCGGTCGAGGTCCCACAGCGTCAGCCCGTGGGTGTTGACGTCCAGATCGGGATGGCTGCGGAAGCGGGTGTTGTCCAGCCGCAGCGGGTCGATGTCGGCCATCAGATGACCGCGGTTGCGGTAGGCCGCGATCAGCTCGATGACGCGGGCGTTCTTGTCCTCGATCGAGTCCGGGTTGTCGATGCGCCAGCGCACCGGCTCGTAGGGGATGCCGAGCTCACGGAAGATCTCGTCGTAGAACTCGTCGTCGAGCAGCAGCTGATGGATGGTGCGCAGGAAGTCGCCCGACTCCGCGCCCTGGATGATCCGGTGGTCGTAGGTGGAGGTGAGCGTCATCAGCTTGCCGATGCCGACCTCGTTGATGCGTTCCTCGCTGGCGCCCTGGAACTCCGCCGGGTACTCCATCGCGCCGGCGCCGACGATCGCGCCCTGGCCCTGCATCAGCCGCGGCACCGAGTGCACGGTGCCGATGGTGCCCGGGTTGGTCAGCGAAATCGTCACGCCGGCAAAGTCTTCGGC
This window contains:
- a CDS encoding NAD(P)-dependent malic enzyme translates to MVVEDHEIFEAHEGGKLSVGMNSPLDTQRALSIAYTPGVAKVSRAIATDKTLAARYTWAHRLVAVVSDGSAVLGLGDIGAAASLPVMEGKSALFKAFGGLDSIPIVLDTNDPDEIVETLIRLRPTFGAVNLEDISAPRCFEIERRVIEALDCPVMHDDQHGTAIVVLAALHGAATVLQRDMHTLKIVISGAGAAGIACANILLAKGVGDITVLDSKGILSSARSDLNPFKAELATRSNPRGLHGGLAEALDGADVFMGVSAGLVPEELIATMAPGGIVFAMSNPDPEIHPDVARKYAAVVATGRSDFPNQINNVLAFPGVFRGALDAGARRITEKMKVAAAEAIFSVVGDDLAVDHIVPSALDPRVGPAVAAAVAAASED
- a CDS encoding glycine betaine ABC transporter substrate-binding protein, translated to MRRTWRLAAALTVAVLVAACGGRPAPPPVPVAATADPQAQLVAHLYASALGFYGSPAQVRTSEDPLAGLDSADATVVPGFTGRLLERFDPDAPARSDVQVYRSLLSALPEGVAAGDYTVSAEDKPAVAVTDAAAGEWGRDVSAFARRCPDVAVGAVKGAPRPSSLGTCALPRAREFVDATELFASLRAGEVDMAWTSTAAPDVPSDVVMLSDKTSLIRAENLVPLYRRNVLGESQVLALNEIAGVLDTGSLADMRRKIAEGADPGLVAGQWLDAHPLGTSN
- a CDS encoding DUF732 domain-containing protein, whose translation is MTFRFPAVATLVAATVTIAAAATVSAAPAQADSTTDVFLSALDHYRLGDIDAGTATRVGEQVCPMLAEPGQNAADVAAKVADELGRPLGPATMFTGLAIQIFCPRAVTALTDGVPFSFFG
- a CDS encoding SDR family NAD(P)-dependent oxidoreductase, whose product is MQGFAGKVAVVTGAGSGIGQALAIELGRSGAHVAISDVDTEGLAATEERLKAIGAQVKADRLNVVEREEFHLYADGVAEHFGKVNQIYNNAGIAFTGDIEISHFKDMERVMDVDYWGVVNGTKAFLPHLIASGDGHVVNVSSVFGLFAVPGQAAYNSAKFAVRGFTEALRQEMALAGHPVKVSCVHPGGIKTAIARNATAAEGLDADELAKTFDKKLASTTPEKAAQIILDGVRKNKARILVGNDARMFEYVIRFVGAGYQGLFPRVVARLTPKQ
- a CDS encoding multifunctional oxoglutarate decarboxylase/oxoglutarate dehydrogenase thiamine pyrophosphate-binding subunit/dihydrolipoyllysine-residue succinyltransferase subunit; this encodes MYRKFREDPSSVDPSWHEFLVDYSPEPTTDATSGGNGSSAPRRSSAPVSPPEPAPAPPPKAASSNGAPKATEAAPKDKAPEKPAEKQKAATPEKAPEKKEQAPAAKAAEKAPEKKAAPAQDGDETQVLRGAAAAVVKNMSASLEVPTATSVRAIPAKAMIDNRIVINNHLKRTRGGKISFTHLLGYAIVQAVKKFPNMNRHFAEIDGKPTAVTPAHTNLGLAIDLVGKNGRQLVVASIKNCDTMRFGQFIAAYEDIVRRARDGKLTAEDFAGVTISLTNPGTIGTVHSVPRLMQGQGAIVGAGAMEYPAEFQGASEERINEVGIGKLMTLTSTYDHRIIQGAESGDFLRTIHQLLLDDEFYDEIFRELGIPYEPVRWRIDNPDSIEDKNARVIELIAAYRNRGHLMADIDPLRLDNTRFRSHPDLDVNTHGLTLWDLDREFKVNGFAGQTHKKLRDILGLLRDAYCRHVGVEYTHILEPEQQQWLQDRIEVKHEKPTVAEQKYILSKLNAAEAFETFLQTKYVGQKRFSLEGAETVIPMMDAAIDQAAEHGLHEVVIGMPHRGRLNVLANIVGKPYSQIFTEFEGNLNPSQAHGSGDVKYHLGATGTYIQMFGDNDIAVSLVANPSHLEAVDPVLEGIVRAKQDTLDTGEETNGSNDFTVVPMMLHGDAAFAGQGVVAETLNLALLRGYRTGGTIHIIVNNQIGFTTSPYDSRSSEYCTDVAKMIGAPIFHVNGDDPEAAVWVAKLAMDFRQKFKKDVVIDMLCYRRRGHNEGDDPSMTQPNMYDVIDTKRGVRKSYTEALIGRGDISMKEAEDALRDYQGQLERVFNEVRELEKHAIEPSHSVEADQMVPAGTNTAVEKSLLQRIGDAHLAFGEDFNVHPRVKPVLEKRREMAYEGKVDWAFGELLALGSFLAEGRTIRLTGQDTRRGTFTQRHSVIIDRKSGKEFTPLDMLTVDSDGNPTGGRFMVYDSALSEYAAVGFEYGYSVGNPDALVLWEAQFGDFVNGAQSIIDEFISSGEAKWGQLSDVVLLLPHGHEGQGPDHTSGRIERFLLLWAEGSMTIAMPSTPANYFHLLRRHGLDGIHRPLIVFTPKSMLRNKAAVSDLKEFTEQKFRSVLEEPTYDEGDGDRSKVTRILLTSGKLYYELAARKTKEKREDVAIVRVEQLAPLPKRRLAETLDRYPNAREKFWVQEEPANQGAWPTMGLTLPELLPDHLAGIKRISRRAMSAPSSGSSKVHAVEQQEIIDEAFG